In Euphorbia lathyris chromosome 9, ddEupLath1.1, whole genome shotgun sequence, the following are encoded in one genomic region:
- the LOC136206883 gene encoding mediator of RNA polymerase II transcription subunit 33A-like, translating into MEQEKWKELELEEKILETIKTCQQRQDVPLVWAMEVGKCLVSLGIRLPSPELGQVLVSCLCFHNNHPSLWKFLHQAFSSHLLSPFHVLSLLSSRVIPCRLSQPEAYRLYLELLSRYAFQFDPLGEEACKDKIIKSVDAALQLSHTYRAQVLELGHAYVLYFFTVAIGLIDSTLSDWGLILKSQDVPSGPFGNADNQDMDVDARASYNIGKYEHREVLRKTNSFFALEVLVKLTESRKALIMLRIVHLNLPELFNGLVRRLLFIKSSKLASSNLESAIKLSERLLANIQKSCDFEYRLKRRQMIQMLIDIKPCKLVSYCNSESGKSACWVPLDIFLENVMDGKQLLIRSSITIVAETIKTLQVVNRASWQETFLALWLSALRLVQRERDPVEGPIPHLESRLCILLSIVPLAISNMLDEEAKFCSSSLPGARVSGSMETTFESHVDGTSQNLRKHGLISSLQVLGDFSDLLCPLASVIGAANIAVIKAASFVFESKNAKHNLGGSDYTDINIPVNAGGDMRHLIVEACIARNLIDESAYFWPGYLPASVMSLTDLPQVQKSPWLMFMEGLTLNKSLTNSLVITPASSLAEIEKLYHIALNGSVEEQTAAAKILCGATLTHGWNIQEHVVHHVVKLLSPPVPTTHSGQRSHLVDYVPMLSAILFGVSSVDNVHILSLHGVVPEVAASLVPLCEVFGSLMPKSSSRSSTCDDSIYMVFSSAFLFLLRLWKFYRPPLDQWLSGGGPLGSELTLEYLLMLHNSRIASSNSAASDETEVDPVQFESASDKPVYIHFYPKLRAWYRQNRSCVASTLSCLHSGNPVHEVANNILNMIYSKMTKAASVNSSTPSNNSLCGSSSSSGEDPYKRPMLPAWEVLEAIPYVLEAILTACAHGRLSSRDLTTGLRDLIDFLPASIGTIISYFTAEVTRGTWKPVPMNGTDWPSPAAVLSSVESEMKEILSAAGVNFPSCSGHSPMMLPLPMAALVSLTITFKLNAGLDYINAVVGPALENTASGCPWPSVPIIGSLWAQKVRRWHSYIVVSCARSVFRQNKDAVAQLLSSCFSSFLGSVNISTSLLTNQSSVSGLLGSRIAIHVSHSSLAPGFLYLRSCRSIQDIQYVNRMIIDLVGEHARESAARWASTNSSRLKSSQASLSLASAKAREAATLGASLICVSGGVHLVQELFLENIPTWLISSRDVKQREMSVVSRIVEGYAMAYLLILSGSLALGVGVRSPSWAVARRVHVIRTHMEFLTGVLEGNISLGCHPATWKAYVSCLVHLMVSFAPAWIQEVRLETLKKLASGLRRWHEYELAMSLLERGGVQAIGSVGELINLLG; encoded by the exons ATGGAGCAGGAGAAATGGAAAGAGCTCGAATTGGAGGAGAAGATTTTGGAGACCATTAAAACTTGTCAACAGCGCCAGGATGTTCCTTTGGTTTGGGCAATGGAAGTAGGGAAATGTCTTGTGTCCTTGGGTATCAGGTTGCCTAGTCCTGAGCTAGGGCAGGTGCTAGTTTCTTGTCTTTGCTTCCACAATAATCATCCTTCTCTATGGAAATTCCTCCATCAAGCCTTCTCTTCCCatcttctttctccttttcATGTCCTCTCTCTGCTCTCTTCCAG GGTGATTCCTTGTCGCCTGTCTCAACCGGAGGCTTACAGACTTTACCTTGAACTACTCAGCCGATACGCATTTCAATTTGATCCACTTGGTGAAGAAGCTTGCAAAGACAA GATAATTAAATCTGTTGACGCTGCTCTACAGTTATCTCATACTTACAGAGCTCAGGTTCTGGAGCTTGGACATGCTTACGTGCTATACTTTTTTACCGTTGCTATTGGCTTGATTGACAGCACATTAAGCGATTGGGGGTTGATTTTGAAATCTCAAGATGTACCAAGTGGGCCATTTGGAAATGCTGACAACCAGGATATGGATGTTGATGCTAGAGCGAGTTACAATATTGGAAAATATGAGCATCGGGAAGTTTTGAGGAAAACAAATTCCTTTTTTGCCTTGGAGGTTCTGGTAAAATTAACAGAAAGTAGAAAAGCCCTGATTATGCTCCGTATTGTTCACTTGAACTT GCCTGAACTATTCAATGGACTTGTACGGAGGCTATTGTTTATCAAATCCAGTAAATTGGCATCCTCCAATTTGGAATCTGCAATTAAGCTTTCTGAAAGATTGTTGGCCAATATTCAGAAATCTTGTGATTTTGAATACCGGTTAAAAAGGCGGCAGATGATTCAAATGCTTATTGATATCAAACCATGCAAACTTGTGTCTTATTGCAATTCTGAGTCTGGAAAATCTGCCTGTTGGGTTCCCCTTGATATTTTCTTGGAAAATGTGATGGACGGGAAGCAACTTCTTATTAGATCATCTATCACTATAGTTGCAG AAACAATTAAGACGCTCCAAGTTGTTAACCGTGCTAGCTGGCAAGAAACTTTCTTAGCACTCTGGCTTTCAGCCCTTAGGCTTGTGCAACGA gAACGTGACCCTGTAGAAGGGCCAATTCCACATCTTGAGTCTCGTCTATGTATTCTTTTATCTATTGTCCCCTTGGCAATCTCTAATATGTTGGATGAAGAGGCCAAGTTCTGTTCCTCTTCTCTGCCGGGAGCTAGAGTTTCTGGGAGTATGGAGACTACATTTGAGTCTCATGTGGACGGAACTAGTCAAAATTTGAGGAAACATGGACTTATTTCATCTCTCCAGGTCCTTGGAGACTTCTCTGATCTGTTATGCCCTCTTGCATCTGTAATTGGTGCAGCTAATATTGCAGTCATAAAGGCAGCAAGTTTCGTTTTTGAGTCCAAGAATGCAAAGCATAATTTAGGTGGTTCTGATTATACTGATATTAATATACCTGTCAATGCAG GTGGTGACATGCGACACCTCATTGTAGAAGCTTGCATTGCAAGAAATTTAATTGATGAATCAGCATATTTTTGGCCTGGTTATCTGCCTGCTTCAGTTATGTCACTTACAGATTTACCACAAGTTCAAAAATCACCTTGGTTAATGTTCATGGAAGgattaacattgaacaaatctCTTACAAATTCACTCGTCATTACTCCTGCTTCAAG TTTAGCAGAGATAGAGAAGTTATATCATATTGCATTAAATGGGTCGGTGGAGGAGCAGACAGCAGCTGCAAAGATTCTGTGTGGTGCTACTCTAACACATGGGTGGAACATTCAG GAACATGTGGTGCATCATGTAGTGAAGCTTCTATCTCCTCCTGTACCTACTACACATAGCGGACAAAGGAGTCACTTGGTTGATTATGTGCCTATGCTAAGTGCTATTCTTTTTGGTGTTTCATCAGTTGATAATGTCCATATACTTTCGTTGCATGGTGTT GTTCCTGAAGTTGCTGCTTCTTTAGTGCCTCTATGTGAGGTATTTGGGTCGCTTATGCCTAAATCTAGTAGCAGATCAAGCACATGTGATGACTCAATTTACATGGTTTTTTCTTCtgcttttctgtttcttctgcGTCTATGGAAATTCTATAGACCCCCTCTTGACCAGTGGTTGTCGGGAGGAGGACCCCTTGGAAGTGAGCTCACTTTGGAATATCTTTTAATGTTGCACAATAGTCGCATTGCATCTTCAAATTCTGCTGCTTCAGATGAAACCGAAGTTGATCCAGTTCAGTTTGAATCTGCATCTGATAAACCTGTGTATATTCATTTTTATCCTAAACTGAGAGCTTGGTATCGCCAAAACAGATCTTGTGTAGCTTCAACACTTTCTTGTCTCCATAGTGGAAATCCAGTTCACGAGGTTGCTAACAACATTTTGAATATGATCTACTCAAAAATGACTAAGGCCGCTTCTGTGAATTCCTCCACACCATCAAACAACAGCTTATGTGGGTCCTCTTCAAGTAGCGGAGAAGATCCTTACAAGAGACCCATGCTTCCTGCATGGGAAGTGTTGGAGGCCATTCCTTATGTCCTTGAAGCCATATTAACAGCTTGTGCTCATGGAAGGCTTTCATCTAGGGACTTGACAACAG GCCTGAGGGATCTCATTGACTTTCTTCCAGCGTCTATTGGAACTATTATCAGTTATTTTACTGCAGAAGTTACTCGCGGTACTTGGAAACCAGTTCCAATGAATGGAACCGATTGGCCTAGTCCAGCAGCTGTCCTTTCATCCGTTGAATCTGAAATGAAAGAAATTCTTTCTGCAGCAGGAGTTAATTTTCCAAGCTGTTCTG GGCATTCGCCTATGATGCTTCCATTGCCAATGGCAGCTCTGGTTAGCTTAACCATCACTTTCAAACTCAATGCAGGCCTGGACTACATCAATGCTGTAGTTGGGCCAGCACTGGAGAATACTGCATCAGGCTGTCCTTGGCCAAGCGTTCCTATTATTGGCTCTCTATGGGCCCAAAAGGTTCGTCGGTGGCATAGCTATATAGTTGTATCATGTGCTCGCTCTGTATTCAGGCAAAATAAAGATGCTGTTGCTCAGCTCTTAAGCAGTTGCTTCTCGTCATTTCTTGGATCAGTTAACATATCAACATCTTTGTTGACCAATCAGAGCAGCGTGAGTGGTCTACTTGGAAGCCGTATTGCAATTCATGTTTCTCATTCATCTCTGGCACCAGGGTTTCTTTACCTGCGCTCTTGCCGGAGTATACAAGATATCCAATATGTAAACAGGATGATCATAGATCTTGTTGGAGAACATGCCAGGGAATCAGCTGCAAGATGGGCAAGTACAAATTCTTCTCGCTTGAAGTCTAGCCAAGCTTCTCTATCTCTAGCATCTGCAAAGGCAAGGGAGGCAGCCACTTTGGGTGCTAGCCTAATATGCGTGTCAGGTGGGGTGCATCTAGTCCAAGAACTTTTCCTTGAGAACATCCCAACGTGGTTGATATCATCCAGAGACGTGAAACAACGTGAGATGAGTGTTGTATCGCGGATAGTGGAAGGGTATGCGATGGCATACTTGTTAATTTTATCAGGGTCATTAGCATTGGGGGTAGGGGTGAGATCTCCATCGTGGGCAGTTGCTAGAAGGGTTCATGTAATACGTACCCATATGGAGTTTTTGACAGGAGTATTGGAGGGAAACATATCACTTGGGTGTCATCCAGCCACTTGGAAAGCTTATGTCTCTTGTTTAGTGCATTTGATGGTAAGTTTTGCACCAGCCTGGATTCAAGAAGTAAGGCTTGAAACTCTGAAAAAACTGGCCAGTGGATTAAGAAGATGGCACGAATACGAGTTGGCTATGTCTCTGCTTGAAAGAGGTGGGGTCCAAGCCATTGGCTCTGTTGGTGAACTGATAAATTTACTCGGTTGA